In one Pasteuria penetrans genomic region, the following are encoded:
- a CDS encoding YitT family protein gives MFFPHVRNLILITIGTSLISLGLTLFLLPVGLAEGGMTGLGLLLYYQTHWPLSYILLILNTLPIIIFYRILGKKNLFYSLFGTLSLWIALQIMTNIKIPNLDITNDPLLAALYAGFTIGTGCGIIFRTGGGTGGLDTIAQVLYKYRGISIGHTLFCWDSLLLISSMYIITPRRTMYTLIETLIVARVINFIIEGSFRTCRTVTIISSHAPELKRKLNEKIGRGITVWKGEGAYTGEHKEILYIVVANRELHKLKNRVRDLDPKAFMIIHNARDVLGEGFSFHKNHHAQIKKSQGFGKSP, from the coding sequence ATGTTTTTTCCCCACGTCCGCAATCTCATCCTCATCACTATAGGAACCTCACTCATATCCCTCGGATTGACCCTATTCCTCCTACCGGTTGGTCTAGCCGAAGGGGGTATGACAGGCCTCGGACTCCTCCTATATTACCAAACCCACTGGCCCCTAAGCTACATCCTCCTCATCCTGAATACCCTCCCTATCATCATATTTTATAGAATCCTTGGAAAAAAAAACCTATTCTACTCATTATTCGGAACCCTCTCCCTATGGATAGCCCTACAAATCATGACAAACATAAAAATACCCAATTTAGATATAACTAACGATCCCCTGTTAGCTGCCCTTTATGCAGGATTCACCATCGGAACGGGTTGCGGTATCATTTTCCGTACGGGTGGGGGAACAGGGGGACTAGATACCATCGCGCAAGTTCTGTACAAATACAGGGGCATTTCGATCGGCCATACCTTGTTCTGTTGGGATTCTCTCCTACTCATCTCCTCCATGTATATCATCACGCCCCGGAGAACCATGTACACCCTGATAGAAACCCTTATTGTGGCACGCGTGATCAACTTCATCATCGAAGGAAGCTTCCGGACCTGTCGAACTGTTACCATCATATCCAGTCACGCACCAGAACTGAAAAGGAAGCTCAATGAAAAAATAGGACGTGGTATCACCGTTTGGAAGGGTGAAGGGGCATACACAGGTGAACATAAAGAAATTCTCTACATTGTTGTTGCCAATCGTGAACTCCACAAACTAAAAAATAGGGTTAGGGACCTAGATCCCAAAGCTTTTATGATCATCCACAACGCACGTGATGTACTGGGGGAAGGATTTTCCTTCCATAAAAATCATCATGCACAAATAAAAAAATCACAGGGATTTGGAAAATCCCCGTGA
- a CDS encoding AI-2E family transporter — protein sequence MALHSKMFRLSAGALLFSLLIICWSQLTPYLYGIWSISRTVLKSFLLAALVAYFLHPAIAWFCVWGIPHTMAILTVYACLICFLVVLFMLTLPTLEFQLKELLRQFPNWNLRLQDFLQSFQNHGKKSFPVWFEMASIISMVTCRHPSSAG from the coding sequence GTGGCCCTCCATTCGAAAATGTTTCGCCTCTCTGCAGGGGCCCTTTTATTCTCCCTACTCATCATTTGTTGGTCCCAACTGACCCCTTATCTCTATGGTATTTGGTCGATCAGTCGAACCGTGCTAAAATCCTTTCTCCTTGCAGCCCTCGTTGCTTATTTTTTGCATCCGGCTATCGCGTGGTTTTGTGTGTGGGGCATACCCCACACAATGGCCATTCTAACTGTGTATGCATGCCTGATTTGTTTTCTTGTTGTGCTTTTTATGCTCACGTTACCTACACTGGAATTCCAACTTAAGGAACTTCTGCGACAATTCCCCAATTGGAATCTCCGTTTACAGGATTTTTTACAATCCTTTCAAAACCATGGTAAAAAATCCTTCCCCGTGTGGTTTGAGATGGCATCAATAATTTCAATGGTCACATGCAGACATCCCTCATCCGCTGGGTAG
- the aroA gene encoding 3-phosphoshikimate 1-carboxyvinyltransferase has product MKKITLSRLRPFRAVCTVPGDKSIAHRTLLLGALAGSRTRIQNLPMGQDVCSTITCLRQLGVPVYVRGIAGGNGEWEVDGSSPSAWREPLTVLNAGNSGTTVRLLMGASARLPFTTVWTGDASLVRRSLAAVVRPLRRMGARIEGRGAGEYLPLSLRGGSLQGITTTIPQASAQTKGCLLLAGLHAEGVTRFREGLPTRDHTERMLPTFGGLCGREGDWYVVPGGQVLSPATLWVPGDISSAAFLLATALLTKGGHLRVNRVGLNPYRTGFLRALLRMGARLHVTVEGIEAGEPWGSITISSSSLVGVDIEATQVSTLLDELPLLAVLATQAEGVTSVAGAWALRGKETDRLAATTRTLRSLGAEVEERRDGWVICGPTPLYGCAESWGDHRLAMAWAVAGCSSQRGITIRGIEAAAVSFPGFFDILRSWG; this is encoded by the coding sequence ATGAAAAAAATCACCTTATCTCGTTTGCGGCCCTTTCGCGCAGTATGTACGGTCCCGGGGGATAAGTCAATCGCTCATCGTACGCTCCTCTTGGGTGCGTTGGCAGGATCAAGAACACGTATCCAAAACCTGCCCATGGGGCAGGACGTGTGTTCCACCATAACGTGTTTACGACAGTTAGGTGTTCCCGTTTATGTCCGTGGGATTGCGGGGGGGAATGGCGAATGGGAGGTGGATGGATCGAGTCCGTCTGCCTGGCGTGAGCCCCTGACAGTGTTGAATGCAGGTAATTCAGGGACCACGGTGCGATTGTTAATGGGTGCCTCAGCGCGATTGCCTTTTACCACTGTTTGGACAGGGGATGCATCGCTGGTCCGTCGTTCCCTGGCGGCTGTGGTTCGACCCCTACGGCGTATGGGAGCCCGTATTGAGGGGAGAGGGGCAGGGGAGTATTTACCTCTTTCCCTTCGTGGTGGTTCTTTGCAAGGGATTACAACTACGATTCCACAGGCGAGTGCGCAAACAAAGGGATGCTTGTTATTAGCGGGTTTGCATGCGGAAGGAGTCACTCGTTTCCGAGAGGGTTTGCCCACGAGGGATCATACGGAACGCATGCTTCCCACCTTTGGTGGTTTGTGTGGGCGCGAGGGGGACTGGTATGTGGTTCCGGGTGGACAAGTTCTATCACCAGCCACCCTATGGGTTCCTGGTGACATTTCGAGTGCAGCTTTTTTGCTGGCGACGGCACTCCTCACTAAGGGGGGGCATTTGCGTGTGAATCGTGTGGGTCTCAATCCCTATCGGACAGGCTTTCTCAGGGCTCTTCTGCGTATGGGGGCTCGTTTGCATGTTACTGTGGAGGGAATAGAGGCAGGGGAACCGTGGGGGAGTATAACGATCTCCTCCAGTTCCCTGGTGGGTGTGGACATTGAGGCTACACAGGTTTCCACTCTACTCGATGAGTTGCCCCTGCTAGCAGTCCTAGCTACCCAGGCGGAGGGTGTGACATCGGTTGCTGGGGCATGGGCGTTGCGAGGCAAGGAGACGGACCGGTTGGCAGCGACCACTAGGACCCTTCGTTCATTGGGTGCTGAGGTGGAGGAAAGGCGTGATGGTTGGGTCATTTGTGGACCAACACCCTTATACGGTTGTGCGGAGAGCTGGGGGGATCATCGTTTGGCAATGGCTTGGGCCGTGGCGGGTTGTTCTTCCCAGCGAGGGATTACGATACGGGGGATTGAAGCAGCAGCTGTTTCCTTTCCTGGTTTTTTTGACATCCTGCGGTCATGGGGATGA
- the qcrB gene encoding menaquinol-cytochrome c reductase cytochrome b subunit produces the protein MLRAMYRWVDERLDITPVWRDVADHEVPEHVNPAHHFAAFIYCFGGLTFFVVVCQILSGMFLAMSYVPDIVNAAPSLKYLQSEIAMGTIVRGMHHWGASVSIVMLLLHTLRVFFTGSYKHPREFNWVVGVLIFFIMLGLGFTGYLLPWDDKAYFATEVGIEIARSVPLIGDQVASFLSASPDMNLNPGTLPRFYALHVFFLPAILLGLIAAHFILIRRQGISGPL, from the coding sequence ATGCTACGCGCCATGTATCGATGGGTGGATGAGAGGCTTGATATTACACCGGTGTGGCGTGATGTGGCAGACCACGAGGTTCCTGAGCATGTGAACCCTGCTCATCATTTTGCAGCGTTCATCTATTGTTTTGGTGGACTGACGTTTTTCGTTGTGGTTTGCCAAATTTTATCAGGAATGTTTTTGGCAATGAGTTATGTACCTGATATTGTCAATGCGGCGCCTAGTTTGAAATATCTGCAGAGTGAGATAGCCATGGGTACCATCGTGCGCGGAATGCACCATTGGGGGGCTAGTGTCTCGATTGTAATGTTGCTCTTGCATACATTGCGAGTCTTTTTTACCGGTTCGTACAAACATCCGCGTGAATTCAACTGGGTTGTAGGTGTGCTTATCTTTTTTATTATGTTGGGGCTTGGGTTTACGGGCTATTTGTTGCCGTGGGATGATAAGGCCTACTTTGCTACTGAGGTTGGGATAGAAATTGCCCGATCGGTACCTCTTATCGGTGATCAGGTTGCCAGTTTTCTGAGTGCCTCTCCCGATATGAATCTCAATCCGGGGACTTTGCCCCGTTTCTATGCTCTGCATGTGTTCTTTTTGCCGGCGATTCTGCTAGGTCTGATCGCTGCTCATTTCATTTTGATCCGGCGGCAGGGAATTTCGGGGCCCCTGTGA
- a CDS encoding YitT family protein, with amino-acid sequence MAGNTSEPTIKRYITKEWKILNNDLQQLLQPQTWPKILSHVSIVFLGCLVIAATLNFFVIPSHFGDGGFTGIAVLLKYMSNINLDDVVIWLNIPLVIIGIPFLGYRLIFHTSLGVGILSFALALTKPLTLATAWHVHDPWVSVLFGGTLMGLGVGIVLHIGGNTGGSDLVALIVKHFTGIPLNWTLLAFDASVLSCTLYYLGIKNFLHTLTYMFVYTLVIKMVLENFDSARIITIISPQTHSIIKKIHASKLPISATLLEGQGSYTHQKQDILYTVVPTSGLAALRTLVEREDPSAFMVIENAYKTFGRKFLSLENSSQDLPFNDPSPQPSRVRKV; translated from the coding sequence ATGGCTGGAAATACATCCGAACCAACCATAAAACGGTATATAACCAAAGAATGGAAAATCCTCAACAACGACCTCCAACAGCTGCTCCAACCACAAACCTGGCCGAAAATCCTCTCTCATGTATCCATCGTTTTTCTTGGATGTTTGGTTATAGCCGCAACCCTCAATTTTTTCGTCATACCTTCCCATTTTGGTGACGGCGGCTTCACGGGAATCGCGGTTCTGTTGAAATACATGTCCAACATCAATCTGGATGACGTCGTAATCTGGCTCAATATCCCACTGGTAATCATCGGGATTCCTTTTCTAGGGTATCGACTCATCTTCCACACCTCACTTGGTGTCGGTATCCTCTCCTTTGCACTAGCCCTCACGAAACCCCTAACACTTGCCACCGCATGGCACGTTCACGATCCATGGGTTTCCGTGTTATTTGGTGGCACCCTAATGGGACTCGGTGTAGGCATTGTGTTGCATATTGGTGGCAATACTGGGGGATCCGATCTCGTAGCCCTAATTGTAAAACACTTTACAGGTATCCCACTGAACTGGACACTCCTCGCTTTCGACGCTTCTGTTCTTTCTTGCACCCTATATTATCTAGGCATAAAGAATTTTCTCCATACCCTCACCTACATGTTCGTTTACACCCTTGTCATCAAAATGGTTCTAGAGAATTTTGATTCTGCACGCATTATAACCATCATCTCACCCCAAACACATTCCATCATAAAGAAGATACACGCCAGTAAACTCCCCATAAGCGCTACCTTACTAGAGGGGCAAGGATCCTACACCCATCAAAAACAAGACATCCTCTACACAGTAGTTCCAACCAGTGGATTGGCAGCCCTCCGTACTCTTGTGGAAAGGGAAGATCCCTCGGCTTTTATGGTCATAGAAAATGCGTATAAAACCTTTGGGAGAAAATTTCTGTCATTAGAAAACTCCTCCCAGGATCTCCCGTTCAACGATCCTTCTCCCCAACCATCACGGGTCAGAAAGGTCTAA
- a CDS encoding menaquinol-cytochrome c reductase cytochrome b/c subunit — translation MGGGSQRSDHSSPSLSPEPVHYVGDSRVRVRKRKSFAPSYADFPGKTEAFFPDFLLREWMTAVVFLVAFLLLVMYKPVEVGEVADPTSSRGYIPFPDWYFLFLYQLLKYPWAAGIYKPIASVVLPGITFGSLLLVPWLDRRPERRPFQRPGTSLIMLLAVGLSASLTWAALVEHKRSDVPPPVPDSFQVQNPDHPGYKVFKRGTCIGCHGSDLKGIAGPNLASVGRRLSKREIMYTICNGRNLSRENPGVGMPANQHPGCGYLKGGRRKRELLERGLGDPNQFAQGVKELGLSERESGLLLDLLWLVDFLSKQK, via the coding sequence ATGGGAGGTGGTTCGCAACGATCCGATCATTCGTCCCCGTCCTTATCCCCTGAGCCTGTTCACTATGTGGGTGATTCGCGGGTGCGAGTTCGGAAGCGGAAGTCTTTTGCTCCCAGTTATGCTGATTTTCCCGGTAAAACGGAGGCCTTTTTCCCTGATTTTTTGCTCAGGGAGTGGATGACTGCGGTTGTCTTTTTGGTGGCTTTTTTGCTGTTGGTGATGTACAAACCTGTTGAGGTGGGGGAGGTGGCTGATCCTACCAGTAGTCGTGGTTATATTCCTTTCCCGGATTGGTATTTCCTTTTTTTGTACCAATTGCTAAAGTATCCGTGGGCGGCGGGGATTTATAAGCCCATTGCCTCGGTTGTACTGCCCGGTATTACCTTCGGGTCCCTTTTGTTGGTTCCCTGGCTAGATCGTCGTCCCGAGCGTCGTCCCTTTCAAAGGCCGGGCACCAGTCTCATTATGTTGCTTGCGGTGGGTTTGAGTGCGTCTCTTACGTGGGCAGCTCTTGTGGAACACAAGAGATCTGATGTACCGCCACCCGTACCCGATAGTTTTCAGGTGCAGAATCCCGATCACCCCGGTTATAAGGTTTTCAAAAGGGGTACGTGCATCGGTTGCCATGGTTCTGATCTCAAGGGTATCGCTGGGCCTAATCTAGCTAGTGTGGGTAGAAGGCTTTCCAAAAGGGAGATTATGTACACCATATGCAATGGTAGAAATTTGTCTAGGGAAAATCCTGGTGTAGGGATGCCTGCTAACCAGCATCCCGGATGTGGTTATTTGAAAGGGGGGAGAAGGAAGCGGGAATTGCTAGAGCGAGGATTGGGTGATCCGAATCAGTTTGCACAAGGAGTAAAGGAACTGGGACTGAGTGAGCGGGAGTCCGGTTTGCTCCTGGATCTGCTGTGGTTGGTTGATTTTCTATCCAAGCAAAAATAG
- a CDS encoding transposase, giving the protein MRLCADGGYYSHEISELAQSKGISLCFTNMTGRRENPDKLRASTFVRDKRTKEITRCVANKEPENSQYKPGRKPGSGTSVAYFNGEDCKKCPFADQCIGKLNKTGGRTIRLTDRTYSAAEQRDQLEETKYRKAGNSRAAIEGVCSALKNAYGARRLKVRGERRARLTMFAKCVAYNTSQVSEYIVKFIRIRRREAIS; this is encoded by the coding sequence ATGCGGTTGTGTGCCGATGGGGGGTACTACAGCCATGAGATAAGCGAACTTGCTCAATCAAAGGGTATTTCGCTATGCTTCACCAATATGACGGGCCGAAGGGAGAACCCCGATAAATTGAGGGCAAGCACGTTTGTGCGAGACAAAAGAACAAAGGAAATTACACGGTGCGTGGCAAACAAGGAACCCGAGAACAGCCAGTACAAACCAGGGAGAAAACCAGGGAGCGGGACCAGTGTGGCTTATTTCAACGGGGAGGATTGCAAGAAGTGCCCCTTTGCGGATCAGTGCATTGGCAAACTCAACAAAACAGGGGGAAGAACCATAAGATTAACCGACCGAACGTACTCGGCGGCGGAGCAAAGAGATCAATTGGAGGAGACAAAATATAGGAAAGCAGGGAACAGTCGTGCGGCCATTGAGGGCGTTTGCTCCGCACTAAAAAATGCTTACGGAGCTCGCCGACTTAAGGTGCGTGGTGAACGAAGAGCTAGGTTGACAATGTTCGCAAAGTGTGTAGCGTATAACACATCTCAAGTCTCCGAATATATAGTAAAATTTATAAGAATAAGAAGGAGAGAAGCCATATCGTGA
- a CDS encoding AI-2E family transporter, producing the protein MHAQRCLFNPAVLRALSVDWRRTGLQILRDLDCVLGQYIRGQFLICMLVFIATYLGYVLIGLPYPLLLSALVGITNVIPYFGPFIGALPALIVSLLLAPQLLVPVCIVNLLIQVVEGNLLSPHITGRTLDLHPLTVPSLCTYSFLWVK; encoded by the coding sequence CTGCATGCTCAAAGATGCTTGTTTAATCCAGCGGTTTTACGTGCCTTGTCTGTAGATTGGCGTAGGACGGGCCTACAGATTCTCCGAGACCTTGATTGTGTGCTAGGTCAGTACATACGGGGCCAGTTTCTCATTTGTATGCTTGTTTTCATTGCCACCTATCTTGGTTACGTTCTGATCGGTCTTCCCTACCCACTCCTGCTTTCCGCCCTTGTAGGCATTACGAATGTCATTCCCTACTTTGGGCCCTTCATTGGGGCATTACCCGCCCTCATTGTTTCCCTGTTGCTGGCTCCTCAATTGTTGGTTCCTGTTTGCATCGTTAATTTGTTGATTCAGGTTGTGGAAGGTAATCTCCTATCGCCCCATATCACAGGACGAACCCTAGATTTGCACCCCCTCACAGTGCCCTCCCTATGTACCTATTCCTTCCTTTGGGTAAAATGA
- a CDS encoding M12 family metallo-peptidase translates to MITKIYKRSSISIILAGVSLLFMTVFPPLLAQNSHLHGSVPHSGKIPEKGEEVGSNDYSMGKDHREDQDHKQPEKWTKLPIELLDPVFEHHIKKWVSQEEGHGYYKISELFINYAENSSKVMLDVYIQFPDQSFRRFRFLENGKLVGIWKGNPDYREWTQLPIRDSENGEKIDDKISDKISGKEDGKNQHGRDGSISHSTEPDALPKKAHPRSIRIAVYADPSYRVGHPEWREDIRMFIHEMNDRFYGELGIGIEIAHVHKLFKTLYPNSDNLYDFMSTPLPTPAHSAHIKVLFTQSHDPREPHHRLGIAEVGKLGRLGGESRKPLATIVRAGHPSRMKTGRRYTSWSYDVHILQHELTHNLGERHVAESECGPGSYANLMCPYLKWKKRYLHWSSDQIQRMKVMAEEWLTKPLTLTQNSDSEQDRRNVEISELSTNSRFYRGK, encoded by the coding sequence GTGATTACGAAAATTTATAAACGTAGTTCTATTTCGATCATTCTTGCGGGTGTTTCTTTGCTTTTTATGACGGTATTTCCGCCCCTACTAGCCCAGAATTCCCATCTCCATGGATCGGTCCCCCACAGCGGCAAAATACCGGAGAAAGGGGAAGAGGTAGGGTCTAACGATTATTCTATGGGTAAGGACCATAGGGAAGATCAGGATCATAAGCAACCGGAGAAATGGACAAAGCTCCCCATTGAGTTGCTCGATCCGGTCTTCGAACATCATATTAAAAAGTGGGTATCCCAGGAGGAAGGCCATGGGTATTATAAAATTTCGGAATTATTTATAAACTATGCTGAAAATAGTTCTAAAGTTATGCTTGACGTTTATATTCAATTTCCGGATCAATCCTTTCGTCGATTTAGATTTTTGGAGAATGGGAAGTTAGTAGGGATTTGGAAGGGGAATCCTGACTATCGAGAGTGGACCCAGCTCCCGATAAGGGACAGCGAGAATGGAGAGAAAATCGACGATAAGATAAGTGATAAAATTTCTGGAAAAGAGGATGGAAAGAATCAACACGGCAGAGACGGAAGCATATCACACTCAACAGAACCGGATGCATTGCCAAAGAAGGCTCATCCACGGTCTATTCGTATTGCCGTGTATGCCGACCCTTCCTACCGTGTGGGACACCCAGAGTGGAGAGAAGACATACGCATGTTTATTCATGAAATGAATGATCGTTTCTATGGGGAACTAGGGATAGGAATAGAAATCGCCCATGTTCATAAGCTGTTTAAGACTTTATACCCTAACAGTGATAATTTATATGATTTTATGAGTACTCCCCTACCCACCCCTGCGCATTCTGCGCATATTAAGGTTCTTTTCACACAAAGTCATGATCCACGGGAACCCCACCACAGACTGGGAATAGCTGAAGTAGGGAAACTAGGGCGACTAGGGGGAGAATCAAGAAAACCCCTTGCTACGATTGTCAGGGCAGGTCACCCCTCAAGGATGAAAACGGGTAGGAGGTATACTAGTTGGAGTTACGATGTTCATATCCTACAACATGAACTTACTCATAACCTTGGGGAGAGGCACGTTGCTGAATCTGAATGCGGACCTGGTTCATACGCTAATTTGATGTGCCCCTACTTGAAGTGGAAGAAGCGCTACCTCCATTGGTCGTCAGATCAAATTCAACGAATGAAAGTGATGGCAGAGGAATGGCTGACTAAGCCACTAACCCTTACCCAAAATTCGGACTCGGAACAGGATCGGAGAAATGTAGAAATCAGCGAGCTGTCAACTAATTCCAGGTTCTATCGTGGAAAGTAA
- a CDS encoding ubiquinol-cytochrome c reductase iron-sulfur subunit: MFLGQVFHLLHTIRLFDGCILWWGTEVRIRMIRGSGRRTEYISRRRFLTYMLGAAGAFMGTGMIAPMLRFAVDAMVRKGSGADQYIDTGMRVSEITDKPTKIQVRHPHREAWYYNEGASLAMFVLLYQGRILCLSPRCTHLGCQVNSDSATGGFLCPCHMGRYTASGINIRGTPPTRPLDEYPNKTVNGMLHVKPKSKERHEKAATPVG; encoded by the coding sequence ATGTTCCTGGGTCAGGTTTTTCATTTGCTACATACGATTAGGTTGTTCGATGGTTGCATTCTATGGTGGGGTACGGAGGTGAGGATACGGATGATAAGGGGATCTGGGCGAAGGACAGAGTACATTTCGCGTCGGCGTTTTCTGACCTATATGCTCGGAGCGGCGGGTGCCTTTATGGGTACAGGTATGATAGCCCCTATGCTCCGTTTTGCTGTGGATGCAATGGTAAGGAAGGGATCGGGGGCCGATCAGTATATTGATACGGGTATGCGTGTGTCGGAAATCACGGATAAGCCCACGAAGATCCAGGTTCGTCATCCCCATCGGGAGGCTTGGTACTATAATGAAGGTGCATCCCTGGCTATGTTTGTTCTGCTCTATCAGGGGAGGATTTTGTGTCTTTCCCCCCGATGCACCCATTTAGGCTGTCAGGTGAATTCCGATTCCGCGACAGGGGGGTTTCTCTGCCCGTGTCACATGGGTCGGTATACAGCGAGTGGCATTAACATAAGGGGTACACCTCCGACCAGGCCCCTTGATGAATATCCCAACAAAACAGTGAATGGCATGCTCCATGTCAAACCAAAGAGCAAGGAGCGCCATGAGAAGGCGGCTACCCCTGTCGGTTAG
- a CDS encoding DUF1360 domain-containing protein produces MHLFSNCINFINIINIFIWVGATFRLTHLIVFDTITEPFRNLFFKVITVKDPDTGQSTSRIEIIGKNSIRRMLGKLLSCHWCTGFWVANGIVLSSLYFPPIQLLWLIFAVAGIAGWIENRLYG; encoded by the coding sequence ATGCATTTGTTCTCTAACTGTATAAATTTTATAAATATTATAAATATATTCATATGGGTAGGCGCCACCTTCAGGCTTACACATTTGATTGTCTTCGACACAATCACAGAACCATTCCGAAATCTCTTCTTCAAGGTGATTACTGTAAAGGATCCAGATACAGGTCAATCCACATCGCGCATCGAGATCATCGGAAAAAATAGCATACGGCGTATGCTAGGGAAATTGCTCAGTTGTCACTGGTGTACAGGTTTCTGGGTTGCTAATGGGATCGTTCTGTCCTCCCTGTACTTCCCCCCTATACAACTATTATGGTTGATTTTTGCTGTGGCCGGTATAGCCGGGTGGATCGAGAATCGCCTTTACGGATGA
- a CDS encoding CPBP family intramembrane glutamic endopeptidase: MQENFLPTLIIIFMSLGLILLLVSYFTTWAFVKFDHAYYQHTVVMEHSPRQRSLQNWGKTVNMLFALFYFIFTALQFLYPPSPHPFDGGIVEIACNSSALLIYLFIGIFFLLPSVRDRVMITLGLNTQRYLHRILIAWLAHHIAVLVTMFPKIPLQGYDFCGSIVGGMMGADNVQIVQKYLSIGIPCINSLLSTLWASLGAGWPTTRTLKETTVRLGLHKKPTGKAWSIVTLLTLSSLGIWFLGDTLLYWMQEALNIPPSEAVFPLRVDWIGAFLLILFSALGEELLYRGAIQPRLGIVWTSVISTMGSTILQMQMIGNGGGSWQSLFWIFLASLGLGWLADRYHLWASIWAHILLKTYIVLYIMEWA; this comes from the coding sequence ATGCAGGAAAACTTTTTACCCACTCTTATCATTATTTTTATGTCATTAGGATTAATACTATTGCTCGTATCTTACTTTACCACATGGGCCTTTGTTAAGTTTGACCATGCCTACTATCAACACACGGTTGTAATGGAGCACAGTCCACGTCAGAGATCGCTGCAGAACTGGGGCAAGACAGTCAATATGTTATTCGCATTGTTTTATTTCATCTTCACAGCGCTCCAATTCCTATACCCCCCCTCTCCCCATCCTTTCGACGGAGGAATTGTTGAAATTGCATGCAATTCATCCGCCCTACTCATCTATTTGTTTATAGGGATTTTCTTTTTACTACCTTCAGTAAGAGACCGGGTTATGATCACTCTGGGACTGAATACACAGCGCTATCTCCATAGAATTCTCATTGCATGGCTCGCACACCATATTGCCGTCTTGGTTACCATGTTCCCTAAAATCCCCCTACAAGGGTACGATTTCTGTGGATCCATCGTAGGAGGGATGATGGGGGCCGATAATGTCCAAATAGTACAAAAATACCTTTCCATCGGTATCCCATGCATCAACTCCCTCCTCTCCACCCTATGGGCCTCACTGGGCGCGGGATGGCCAACCACGCGCACCTTGAAAGAAACAACGGTCCGCTTGGGTCTCCACAAAAAACCAACAGGGAAGGCTTGGAGTATAGTTACCCTCCTTACCCTTAGTTCCCTAGGAATTTGGTTCCTAGGAGATACCCTCCTCTATTGGATGCAGGAGGCATTGAATATTCCCCCATCGGAGGCCGTCTTCCCTCTGCGAGTGGATTGGATCGGCGCCTTCCTATTGATTCTATTTTCCGCACTAGGGGAAGAACTGCTATACCGGGGTGCTATACAACCCCGATTGGGAATTGTATGGACCAGCGTAATCTCCACCATGGGGTCCACCATTTTACAAATGCAAATGATAGGAAACGGTGGCGGTAGCTGGCAGAGCTTATTCTGGATCTTTCTCGCCTCTTTAGGACTAGGTTGGCTAGCCGATCGCTACCACCTATGGGCTTCTATATGGGCCCACATCCTCCTAAAAACTTACATTGTTCTTTATATTATGGAATGGGCCTAG